A stretch of Tissierellales bacterium DNA encodes these proteins:
- a CDS encoding altronate dehydratase family protein, which translates to MKMHIKIKEMDNIRVAVKDIKSGTIVDDNGRSFELLEDIRSGHKFATNNISKGEDVIKYGFPIGHAVEDIKLGQWVHTHNVKTNLKDNLEYEYAPNFKEIKDKDGPKTFWGYKRKNGEVGIRNELWIVPTVGCINNIGETIINRFISKYNPQGLDNIEAFKHKYGCSQLGDDHIDTRSVLADIVKHPNAGGVLVLGLGCENNTMDEFKLAIGDYDENRIKFLVGQEVDNEIEEGVKLLKEIYNEIKDDEREELPISELRIGLKCGGSDGFSGITANPLLGEFSDYIVKNGGTTILTEVPEMFGAELPLMERAESEEVFNDIVKLINDFKDYYRFHNQPIYENPSPGNKEGGITTLEEKSLGTTQKSGFSKISNVLDYGERLSMKGLNLLYSPGNDLVSSTAMGASGCQMVLFTTGRGTPYGTFVPTVKVSTNTDIYERKGHWIDFNAGTLTEDKSMDELVEEFIEYIIKVANGEYTNNEENGLREIAIFKTGVTL; encoded by the coding sequence ATGAAAATGCATATAAAGATTAAAGAAATGGATAATATTCGAGTTGCAGTCAAAGATATTAAGTCTGGGACCATAGTAGACGATAATGGAAGAAGTTTTGAGCTATTAGAGGATATAAGGTCAGGCCATAAATTTGCCACTAATAATATATCTAAGGGAGAAGATGTAATTAAATATGGTTTTCCTATAGGACATGCAGTAGAGGACATAAAGTTAGGACAATGGGTTCATACTCACAATGTAAAAACAAATCTTAAAGATAATTTAGAATATGAATATGCTCCTAATTTTAAAGAAATAAAAGATAAAGATGGACCAAAAACATTTTGGGGATATAAGCGAAAAAATGGTGAAGTTGGGATTAGAAATGAATTATGGATAGTGCCAACTGTTGGTTGTATTAATAATATTGGTGAAACCATTATCAATAGATTTATATCTAAATATAATCCACAAGGTTTAGATAATATCGAAGCTTTTAAGCATAAATATGGTTGTTCTCAGTTAGGGGATGATCATATAGATACTAGGTCTGTATTAGCAGATATAGTAAAACATCCTAATGCAGGTGGAGTATTAGTATTAGGGCTAGGTTGTGAGAATAATACTATGGATGAATTCAAACTGGCCATAGGTGATTATGATGAAAATAGGATTAAATTTTTAGTGGGACAAGAAGTAGATAATGAAATAGAAGAAGGAGTAAAACTTCTAAAGGAAATATATAATGAAATAAAAGATGATGAAAGAGAGGAATTGCCAATATCTGAGTTAAGAATTGGATTGAAGTGTGGTGGATCTGATGGTTTCTCAGGAATTACAGCTAATCCTCTTCTAGGTGAATTCTCAGATTATATAGTAAAAAATGGGGGAACTACAATATTGACAGAAGTACCTGAAATGTTTGGTGCCGAATTACCTTTAATGGAAAGAGCAGAATCTGAAGAAGTATTTAATGATATCGTAAAACTAATCAATGATTTTAAGGATTATTATAGATTCCATAATCAACCAATATATGAGAACCCTTCTCCAGGTAATAAAGAAGGTGGAATTACAACTTTAGAAGAAAAGTCCTTAGGTACTACACAGAAAAGTGGTTTTTCAAAGATTTCAAATGTATTGGATTATGGTGAAAGATTATCTATGAAGGGTTTGAATCTATTATATAGTCCAGGAAATGACCTAGTATCCTCGACAGCAATGGGAGCTTCAGGTTGTCAAATGGTTTTATTTACTACTGGTAGGGGTACTCCCTATGGAACCTTTGTACCAACTGTTAAGGTTTCTACTAATACTGATATATACGAAAGAAAAGGCCATTGGATAGACTTTAATGCCGGTACTTTAACAGAAGATAAATCTATGGATGAACTGGTTGAGGAATTTATTGAATATATAATCAAAGTAGCGAATGGTGAATATACAAATAACGAGGAAAATGGACTTAGAGAAATAGCCATATTTAAAACTGGAGTTACATTATAA
- the uxaC gene encoding glucuronate isomerase: MKEFLDDNFLLNSEVAVELYEKYGKDMPIFDFHCHLSPEEIAKDKKFKNITDIWLGGDHYKWRAMRSNGIEERLITGDASDYDKFKAWAKTVPYTIGNPLYHWSHLELRRYFDIDLIINETTADEIWKKTNAMLETKEFTARELIKRSNVKALCTTDDAIDTLEYHKMIREDESFDVKVLPALRPDKGINIEMDTFIPWIEALEGVSNREIKSYDEFIKVLDDRVQFFHDNGSRLSDHGIDKIFYEEATDEEVNEIFKKALRGEELSQIEIDKYKTKTLLNLGKMYNKRDWVMQIHLGALRNNNTRMFEELGADTGFDSINDGNIAEHLSNLLDQLDKTNELPKTILFCLNPSDNDIIGTMIGNFQGGGIPGKVQFGSGWWFNDQKDGMEKQMTALANLGLLRRFVGMVTDSRSFLSYIRHEYFRRTLCNLIGTWVVEGEVPYDMELLGSMIEEICYDNALEYLNIKL, encoded by the coding sequence ATGAAAGAGTTCTTGGATGATAATTTCTTATTAAATAGCGAAGTGGCCGTAGAATTATATGAAAAGTATGGGAAGGATATGCCAATATTTGACTTCCATTGTCATTTAAGTCCTGAGGAGATTGCTAAAGATAAAAAGTTTAAAAATATTACTGATATTTGGCTTGGTGGTGACCATTATAAATGGAGAGCTATGAGAAGTAATGGAATTGAAGAAAGATTAATTACTGGAGATGCTTCTGATTATGATAAATTTAAAGCATGGGCTAAGACTGTACCCTATACTATAGGTAATCCTCTATATCATTGGTCCCATTTAGAGTTAAGAAGATATTTCGATATAGATTTAATTATCAATGAAACTACAGCAGATGAAATATGGAAAAAAACTAATGCTATGTTAGAAACTAAAGAATTTACAGCTAGGGAACTTATTAAAAGATCAAATGTCAAAGCTTTATGTACTACAGATGATGCTATAGATACTCTAGAATATCATAAAATGATTAGAGAAGATGAAAGTTTTGATGTAAAGGTATTACCTGCATTAAGGCCTGATAAAGGAATTAATATAGAAATGGATACATTTATTCCGTGGATAGAAGCTTTAGAAGGAGTAAGTAATAGGGAAATTAAATCTTATGATGAATTTATAAAGGTGTTAGATGATAGAGTTCAATTCTTCCATGATAATGGATCAAGATTATCTGATCATGGTATAGATAAAATATTTTATGAAGAAGCGACAGATGAAGAAGTAAATGAAATATTTAAGAAAGCCTTAAGAGGAGAAGAACTTAGCCAAATTGAAATAGATAAATATAAGACTAAGACATTATTAAATCTAGGGAAAATGTACAATAAAAGAGATTGGGTAATGCAAATACATTTAGGTGCCCTAAGAAATAATAATACAAGAATGTTTGAAGAATTAGGGGCAGATACTGGCTTCGATTCAATAAATGATGGTAATATTGCTGAACATTTATCTAATTTATTAGATCAATTGGATAAAACTAATGAATTGCCGAAAACTATCTTATTCTGTTTAAATCCAAGTGATAACGACATCATAGGAACTATGATAGGTAATTTCCAAGGTGGTGGAATTCCAGGTAAGGTACAATTCGGATCTGGTTGGTGGTTCAATGATCAGAAAGATGGAATGGAAAAACAAATGACTGCTTTAGCTAATCTTGGACTTTTAAGAAGATTTGTAGGTATGGTTACAGACTCTAGAAGTTTTCTATCCTATATTAGACATGAATACTTTAGAAGGACATTATGTAATTTAATAGGTACTTGGGTAGTTGAAGGTGAAGTACCTTATGATATGGAACTATTAGGATCAATGATTGAAGAAATTTGTTATGATAATGCTCTAGAATATCTAAATATTAAATTATAA